From Choloepus didactylus isolate mChoDid1 chromosome 19, mChoDid1.pri, whole genome shotgun sequence, one genomic window encodes:
- the ADIG gene encoding adipogenin, producing the protein MKYPLVPLVSDFTFSFLVFWLCLPVGLLLFLLIVWLRFLLSQDSEENDSDLLCLDWEPWSKGPAEFCWEGKLHSQEEERPGW; encoded by the exons ATGAAGTACCCACTGGTGCCACTCGTCAGTGACTTCACGTTTTCTTTCCTGGTGTTCTGGCTCTGTCTTCCCGTGGGCTTGCTGCTGTTCTTACTGATCGTCTGGTTGCGCTTCTTACTTAGCCAAG ATTCAGAAGAAAATGACTCAGATTTATTATGCTTGGATTGGGAGCCATGGAGCAAAGGCCCAGCCGAGTTTTGCTGGGAAGGGAAACTCCATAGCCAAGAGGAGGAGAGGCCTGGCTGGTGA